From the genome of Acidobacteriota bacterium, one region includes:
- a CDS encoding FAD-dependent oxidoreductase, producing MSKHSPRASFPALTRRRFLEQLGAVGGSSLVMSAMSSWDLMAGSAGQRPELTGRPAKAKVLILGGGLSGLVTAYELGKLGYDYQVLEARERVGGLQWTVRKGSTHTEPGGEAQVCAFDEGQYINVGPWRIPHSHHGVLNYCKQLGVPLQVFINESDASYFYYEGAAAGTLANKKIRMREVKADLAGQVNELLVKAIDQKQLDVPLTPEDQKRLTSYLIGQGYLDANTRTYKAFANRGEGDPYQLAALLQAGFGNRLRSVPAIEGTTASPMFQPIGGMDQIAKAFERAIGPKRITFNAEIQSVHQSDTGVKVTYLDKRSGKKVETSADYVVVSMPLNLVAGLDINLASDIMEAIKAVNYSNSAKVGLAMKRRFWEEDDGIFGGHLYSNLPLGQLSYPSADLMAKKGVLLGLYTNGPIGTLLDQPVAARIEHVLSNVSKVHPQVRTEFESAYAVWWKKVPYNMGGYASGRNEARRQILSKVDNRILLGSAAVTPHSEPDWQEGAVSAGWQALKLVHERAMRG from the coding sequence ATGAGCAAGCACAGTCCACGGGCGTCATTTCCGGCACTGACCAGGCGCCGGTTTCTCGAACAACTGGGCGCCGTCGGCGGCTCGTCGCTGGTGATGAGCGCCATGAGCTCGTGGGATCTCATGGCGGGATCGGCGGGCCAGCGGCCCGAGCTCACCGGCCGTCCGGCGAAAGCCAAGGTGCTGATACTCGGCGGCGGCCTCTCGGGCCTCGTCACCGCGTATGAACTTGGGAAGCTCGGTTACGACTACCAGGTGCTCGAGGCGCGCGAACGCGTCGGCGGGCTGCAGTGGACCGTCCGCAAGGGCTCGACGCACACCGAGCCGGGCGGCGAGGCTCAGGTCTGCGCGTTCGACGAAGGGCAGTACATCAACGTCGGACCGTGGCGGATCCCGCACTCGCACCACGGCGTGCTGAACTACTGCAAGCAACTCGGCGTGCCGCTCCAGGTGTTCATCAACGAATCGGACGCGTCGTACTTCTATTACGAAGGCGCCGCCGCCGGGACGCTCGCCAACAAGAAGATTCGCATGCGCGAGGTCAAGGCCGACCTGGCCGGGCAGGTCAACGAGTTGCTGGTCAAGGCGATCGATCAGAAGCAGCTGGACGTGCCGCTGACCCCGGAGGATCAGAAGCGACTCACCAGCTACCTGATCGGCCAGGGCTACCTCGATGCCAACACCCGCACCTACAAGGCCTTTGCGAACCGCGGCGAAGGCGACCCGTACCAGTTGGCGGCGCTGCTGCAGGCCGGGTTCGGCAACCGCCTGCGCTCGGTGCCGGCGATTGAAGGCACGACGGCATCGCCCATGTTCCAGCCGATCGGCGGCATGGACCAGATCGCCAAGGCCTTCGAGCGCGCGATTGGGCCGAAGCGAATCACGTTCAACGCCGAGATCCAGTCGGTGCACCAGAGCGATACCGGCGTGAAGGTCACATACCTCGACAAGAGGAGCGGCAAGAAGGTCGAGACCTCGGCCGACTACGTGGTGGTGTCGATGCCGCTCAACCTCGTCGCCGGCCTCGACATCAACCTCGCCAGCGACATCATGGAGGCGATCAAGGCGGTGAACTACAGCAACAGCGCCAAGGTCGGCCTGGCCATGAAGCGCCGCTTCTGGGAAGAGGATGACGGCATCTTCGGCGGCCACCTCTACTCGAACCTGCCGCTCGGCCAGTTGTCGTACCCGTCGGCCGACCTCATGGCGAAGAAGGGCGTGCTGCTCGGGTTGTACACCAACGGCCCCATCGGCACCCTGCTCGACCAGCCGGTCGCCGCGCGCATCGAGCACGTGTTGAGCAACGTCAGCAAGGTGCACCCGCAGGTCCGCACCGAGTTCGAAAGCGCTTACGCCGTGTGGTGGAAGAAGGTTCCCTACAACATGGGTGGCTACGCCAGCGGCCGCAACGAAGCGCGCCGGCAGATTCTGTCGAA
- a CDS encoding methyltransferase domain-containing protein, translating into MTATVAIERAYHRLSPVYDFAFGGILDEGRRKAVAEMQLRPGQRVLEIGIGTGLTLPLYPPTCRVVGLDLSVPMLAQAQERLSQRERGPRVRLLRGNAEQLPVAAGSFDVVYAPYVMSVVSDPVNTAKELRRVCAPGGRIILLNHFQSEHPAAAWLERFVEPMTRYVGFKTGLALTPLLEEGGLRALSIEAVNVPPIWKLVVCAP; encoded by the coding sequence ATGACCGCCACTGTTGCCATCGAACGCGCGTACCACCGGCTGTCGCCGGTCTACGATTTCGCGTTCGGCGGCATACTCGACGAGGGACGCAGGAAAGCCGTCGCGGAAATGCAGCTACGGCCGGGCCAGCGCGTCCTGGAGATCGGCATAGGCACCGGGCTGACCCTGCCCCTCTATCCACCCACCTGCCGCGTCGTCGGGCTCGATCTCTCGGTCCCGATGCTGGCGCAGGCGCAAGAGCGGCTGTCGCAACGCGAGCGCGGGCCGCGCGTGAGACTGCTGCGTGGCAACGCGGAACAGCTGCCCGTCGCGGCGGGTTCATTCGACGTGGTCTACGCGCCGTACGTGATGTCGGTGGTGAGCGATCCGGTCAACACTGCGAAAGAGCTGCGCCGTGTCTGCGCACCGGGTGGACGAATCATCCTGCTCAATCACTTCCAGAGTGAGCACCCGGCCGCGGCATGGCTCGAGCGGTTCGTCGAGCCGATGACCCGCTACGTCGGGTTCAAGACCGGCCTGGCGCTGACGCCGCTGCTCGAAGAAGGCGGTCTGCGCGCGCTCTCGATCGAAGCCGTCAACGTGCCGCCGATCTGGAAGCTGGTGGTCTGCGCGCCGTAG
- a CDS encoding BamA/TamA family outer membrane protein, with the protein MRSLLVCMVTALILGLAIPADAQYFGRNKVQHQRFDFKVLTSEHFDVYYYPEEEAAVRLATRMAERWYSRLSHLLKHELSSRQKLILYAAHPHFQQTNVLNGEIGEGTGGVTESAKRRVILPFAGGLAETDHVLGHELVHAFQYDMAGQTDLQGRPVGPGLQALPLWFIEGMAEYLSLGAVDANTAMWVREASSRDAMPTIDKLDDPDVFPYRYGHAFWAYVAGRWGDHVVGEMLRATGPRGDIEGAVQVVLGTDAKTLSADWHAATRQSYAGVFESARAQMSGAPLISKASGGGDMNLAPALSPDGRRLIYLSERSLFSIDMYVADAITGRTTRKIVSTATDPHFDSLQFLSSAGDWAADNRRFVFAALSSGRPVLAIVDADTGRRERERKFENLDEIHNPAWSPDGRQVAFSAMRGGVLDLFVWTLANDELQQLTNDAYADLDPEWSPDGRELAWVTDRFSSDLTTLAFGNYRIGSMVVATRQMRELAGFATGGNSNPEFAADGTLFFIAAPDGIPNVYRLTRGAGAQAARVTNVLSGVSGITPLTPALSVAAAGPGVVFTVFENDGYNIYSSEGTRSAADSGLREGTNAAVLPPAERKAGEVTERLENPVRGLPEARVYPAEDYKPRLSLDAISQPTVGVGVDQFGAYGGGGVSFLFSDVLGEHMLGANVMVSNRLEETGGSIGYLNRQSRWNWGAIVEQAPYVTGAFAQGITTINGQDVIVQQSLRQRQTNQSASLIAQYPFSRVHRLEFAGGGRRISFDSQLETFYYSPVTGDLLGDEVTELPRPEALNLGEASAALVYDSSVFGATSPLVGQRYRLEFSQMAGSLSFSSVTADYRRYFMPVRPFTLAVRALHFGRYGAGGEDPRLPELYLGYPGLVRGYDVGSFDANECVEVDLASCDAFDQTKGSRIAVAGAEFRFPLLGLFNRSSFYGGFPLEMAFFGDAGLAWTEDNQPSFSGGERDWVRSAGVALRANVLGYAIAEIAYVRPFDRSRRGWVWQFGLMPGF; encoded by the coding sequence ATGAGATCCCTTCTGGTTTGCATGGTCACGGCCCTGATACTCGGACTCGCGATTCCCGCTGACGCCCAATACTTCGGGCGCAATAAGGTACAGCACCAACGCTTCGACTTCAAGGTGCTGACCAGCGAGCACTTCGATGTCTATTACTACCCAGAAGAAGAAGCCGCCGTTCGTCTCGCCACGCGGATGGCCGAGCGCTGGTATTCCCGATTGTCGCACCTGTTGAAGCACGAGTTAAGCAGCAGACAGAAGCTCATCCTCTACGCAGCTCATCCGCACTTCCAGCAGACCAACGTCCTCAACGGCGAAATCGGCGAGGGCACCGGCGGCGTCACCGAAAGCGCCAAGCGGCGCGTCATCCTGCCCTTCGCGGGAGGACTGGCGGAGACCGACCATGTGCTGGGCCACGAGCTGGTTCACGCGTTCCAGTACGACATGGCGGGCCAGACCGACCTGCAGGGCCGCCCGGTGGGTCCCGGCCTGCAGGCGCTGCCGCTGTGGTTCATCGAAGGCATGGCCGAGTACCTCTCGCTGGGGGCGGTTGATGCCAACACCGCCATGTGGGTCCGCGAAGCTTCGTCCCGTGACGCGATGCCCACCATCGACAAGCTCGACGATCCCGACGTCTTCCCCTATCGATACGGCCACGCGTTCTGGGCCTATGTCGCCGGCCGCTGGGGCGACCACGTCGTCGGCGAGATGTTACGCGCCACCGGGCCGCGAGGAGATATCGAGGGTGCAGTGCAGGTGGTGCTTGGCACCGACGCCAAGACCCTGAGCGCCGACTGGCACGCGGCCACGCGCCAAAGTTACGCGGGGGTCTTCGAGTCGGCGCGTGCGCAGATGTCTGGAGCGCCGCTCATCAGCAAAGCCAGCGGCGGTGGCGACATGAACCTGGCGCCCGCGCTCAGTCCCGACGGACGGCGACTGATCTATTTGTCGGAGCGATCCCTCTTCTCGATCGACATGTACGTCGCCGACGCGATCACCGGCCGCACCACGCGCAAGATTGTCTCGACCGCGACCGATCCGCACTTCGACAGCCTGCAGTTCCTCTCCTCGGCCGGCGACTGGGCCGCCGACAATCGCCGGTTTGTGTTCGCCGCGCTCAGCTCGGGAAGGCCGGTGCTGGCGATTGTCGATGCCGACACCGGGCGCCGGGAGCGGGAGCGAAAGTTCGAGAACCTCGACGAAATTCATAACCCGGCCTGGTCGCCCGACGGCCGCCAGGTCGCGTTCTCGGCCATGCGGGGCGGTGTCCTCGACTTGTTCGTGTGGACGCTGGCGAATGACGAATTGCAGCAGCTGACCAACGACGCTTATGCTGACCTGGATCCTGAGTGGTCGCCCGATGGCCGCGAGCTGGCGTGGGTTACCGATCGGTTCTCCTCCGATCTCACCACGCTCGCCTTTGGCAACTACCGCATTGGCAGCATGGTGGTGGCCACTCGGCAAATGCGCGAGCTGGCTGGGTTTGCCACCGGTGGCAACAGCAATCCGGAGTTTGCCGCCGACGGCACGTTGTTCTTCATCGCCGCGCCAGACGGCATTCCAAATGTCTACCGCCTGACCCGTGGCGCTGGGGCGCAGGCGGCGCGGGTGACCAACGTCCTCTCGGGTGTCAGCGGCATTACTCCGCTCACGCCCGCCTTGTCGGTGGCGGCTGCGGGACCTGGGGTGGTGTTCACCGTATTCGAGAACGACGGCTACAACATCTATTCGAGCGAGGGCACCCGCTCGGCCGCTGACAGCGGATTGAGGGAAGGCACGAATGCCGCCGTGCTGCCGCCGGCTGAACGCAAGGCCGGCGAGGTCACCGAGCGGCTCGAGAACCCGGTTCGCGGCCTGCCCGAAGCCCGGGTCTACCCGGCCGAGGACTACAAACCCAGACTCTCGCTGGATGCCATCAGCCAGCCCACGGTGGGCGTCGGGGTCGATCAGTTCGGTGCCTACGGCGGTGGCGGCGTTTCGTTCCTGTTCAGCGATGTGCTTGGTGAGCACATGCTGGGCGCCAACGTGATGGTGAGCAATCGCCTCGAGGAAACCGGCGGCTCGATCGGCTACCTCAATCGCCAGTCGCGATGGAATTGGGGCGCCATCGTCGAGCAGGCGCCGTATGTCACGGGCGCCTTCGCCCAGGGCATCACGACCATCAACGGCCAGGACGTCATCGTCCAGCAATCGCTGCGCCAGCGTCAAACCAACCAATCGGCCAGCCTGATTGCGCAGTACCCGTTCAGCAGGGTTCATCGTCTCGAGTTTGCCGGCGGCGGCCGCCGCATCAGCTTCGACTCGCAGCTTGAAACGTTCTACTACTCCCCGGTCACCGGCGATCTGCTGGGCGATGAGGTTACCGAGTTGCCTCGGCCGGAGGCGCTCAATCTGGGCGAGGCGAGCGCCGCGCTGGTCTACGACTCGTCGGTGTTTGGCGCGACCAGTCCGCTGGTCGGCCAGCGGTACCGGCTCGAGTTCTCGCAGATGGCCGGCTCGCTGAGCTTCAGCAGCGTGACCGCCGACTACCGCAGGTACTTCATGCCGGTGCGGCCGTTCACGCTCGCCGTTCGCGCGTTGCACTTCGGCCGCTACGGCGCTGGCGGCGAGGATCCGCGGTTGCCGGAACTCTATCTGGGCTATCCGGGTCTGGTGCGCGGCTACGACGTCGGCTCGTTCGACGCCAACGAGTGCGTCGAAGTGGACCTGGCATCATGCGACGCCTTCGATCAGACCAAGGGCAGCCGCATTGCGGTCGCCGGCGCCGAGTTCCGCTTTCCGCTGCTCGGGCTGTTCAACCGCAGTTCGTTCTACGGCGGGTTCCCCCTGGAGATGGCGTTCTTCGGGGATGCGGGACTGGCCTGGACCGAGGACAACCAGCCCTCGTTCAGCGGTGGTGAACGCGACTGGGTCCGCAGTGCCGGCGTCGCCCTCCGGGCCAACGTGCTCGGCTACGCGATTGCCGAAATCGCCTACGTGCGGCCGTTCGATCGTTCGCGGCGCGGCTGGGTGTGGCAGTTCGGCCTGATGCCGGGGTTCTGA
- a CDS encoding sorbosone dehydrogenase family protein — MRSTLLLSGIALGVAMAVGCSSTSGVAVIQGVGATPALPPPDTSVIPTISVAKAIGWPGESLPATAAGTTVTAFARGLDHPRWLYVLPNGDVLVAETNAPPGRGAVTGIRGWFFRRYQKQAGAAVPSANRITLLRDADGDGVAEVRSALLTDLNSPFGMALIGNTLYIANADAIVKVPYAAGDTTITAPVTTVTSLPGAGTFNHHWTKNIIASPDGSKLYATVGSNSNIAEHGMHEEDGRAAIWQIDLATGAKRLFATGLRNPVGLAWNKETGALWTAVNERDELGNDLVPDYMTAVQDGGFYGWPYSYFGSHVDERVKPPRPDLVATAIVPDYALGSHTASLGLAYTHVNSLPALFQRGMFVGQHGSWNRKPRSGYKVIFVPFAGGKPSGLPVDVLTGFLTQDGEAMGRPVGVALDSRGGLLVADDVGNAVWRVAGTAGMARR; from the coding sequence ATGAGAAGCACACTCTTGCTGTCAGGGATCGCGTTGGGCGTGGCCATGGCCGTCGGTTGCAGCAGCACCTCGGGTGTCGCCGTGATTCAGGGCGTCGGCGCCACCCCCGCGTTGCCACCGCCCGACACCTCGGTGATTCCTACCATCAGCGTCGCGAAGGCAATCGGGTGGCCCGGCGAATCGCTGCCGGCCACTGCCGCGGGCACCACCGTGACGGCCTTCGCGCGTGGACTCGACCACCCGCGCTGGTTGTATGTGCTCCCCAACGGCGATGTGCTGGTCGCCGAAACCAACGCTCCGCCAGGGCGTGGCGCGGTCACCGGCATCAGGGGGTGGTTCTTCAGGCGCTACCAGAAGCAGGCCGGCGCCGCCGTGCCCAGCGCCAATCGCATCACCTTGCTCCGGGACGCCGACGGGGATGGCGTGGCCGAAGTGCGGTCGGCGTTGTTGACGGATCTGAACTCGCCTTTTGGCATGGCGCTGATCGGCAACACGCTCTACATCGCCAACGCCGATGCCATCGTCAAGGTGCCGTACGCCGCCGGCGACACGACCATCACGGCGCCGGTCACGACCGTGACCAGCCTGCCGGGCGCCGGAACCTTCAATCACCACTGGACCAAGAACATCATCGCGAGCCCGGATGGTTCGAAGCTTTATGCCACGGTCGGCTCCAACAGCAACATCGCCGAGCACGGCATGCACGAAGAAGACGGCCGGGCGGCGATTTGGCAGATCGATCTGGCGACCGGCGCCAAGCGCCTGTTCGCGACGGGTCTGCGTAACCCGGTCGGCCTGGCGTGGAACAAGGAAACCGGCGCGCTGTGGACGGCCGTGAACGAGCGTGACGAGCTTGGCAACGACCTGGTGCCCGACTACATGACCGCGGTCCAGGACGGCGGCTTCTATGGGTGGCCGTACAGCTATTTCGGGTCCCACGTGGACGAGAGGGTCAAACCACCGCGGCCTGACCTGGTCGCCACGGCCATTGTTCCTGACTACGCACTGGGCTCGCACACCGCCTCGCTCGGTCTCGCCTATACCCACGTCAATAGCCTGCCGGCGCTGTTTCAGCGCGGCATGTTTGTTGGGCAGCACGGGTCGTGGAACCGGAAACCGCGCAGCGGCTACAAGGTGATCTTTGTGCCATTCGCGGGAGGCAAGCCTTCAGGTCTGCCGGTTGATGTGCTGACCGGCTTCCTTACGCAAGACGGCGAGGCCATGGGCCGTCCGGTCGGTGTCGCCCTCGACTCGCGCGGCGGGCTGCTGGTGGCCGATGACGTGGGAAATGCGGTGTGGCGGGTCGCCGGCAC